One stretch of Micromonospora echinospora DNA includes these proteins:
- a CDS encoding ROK family protein, which yields MAAMWQCQEVTSASTAGAVRQGSLRELNLAVVLRRIAAADRPPSRAGIAAGTGLTRATVSAVVDDLIAGRLVAEAEPEPRTGAGRPARGLVLASDGPAGLGLEVNVDYLAACVVDLAGTVRHHLVRRADLRPVSPADALARLAALAAEAQAAAVRDGLTLAGAALAVPGLVGDGGLVRLAPNLGWRDVDVPALLAGHRLAEPVDGVPPLVVDNEANLAALGELYARPAGPRSFLHITGEIGIGAGIVLDGSLYRGARGWSGEIGHFPVQPQGRPCRCGGQGCLERYAGQEAILSAAGLPGAELPADTAATRLADLAGAGDPATLAALADAGAALGVAVAGVVNLLDLDTVVLGGGYAPLSPWLRPPVVAEVSRRVLTAAWAPVEVRPAVLGAQSAAVGGAGSVVRRIVDRPVGWLARST from the coding sequence ATGGCGGCGATGTGGCAGTGTCAAGAGGTGACAAGCGCCAGCACCGCCGGGGCGGTCCGGCAGGGCAGCCTGCGCGAGTTGAACCTCGCTGTCGTGCTCCGGCGGATCGCCGCCGCCGACCGGCCGCCTTCCCGGGCCGGGATCGCCGCCGGCACCGGCCTGACCCGGGCCACCGTCTCCGCAGTCGTGGACGACCTGATCGCCGGCCGGCTGGTCGCCGAGGCGGAGCCGGAGCCGCGTACCGGGGCGGGCCGGCCGGCCCGGGGCCTGGTGCTCGCCTCCGACGGCCCGGCCGGGCTCGGCCTGGAGGTGAACGTCGACTACCTGGCGGCCTGCGTCGTCGACCTGGCCGGCACGGTCCGGCACCACCTGGTCCGCCGTGCCGACCTGCGCCCGGTCTCCCCCGCCGACGCGCTCGCCCGGCTCGCCGCGCTGGCCGCCGAGGCGCAGGCGGCCGCCGTACGCGACGGTCTGACCCTGGCCGGGGCGGCGCTCGCAGTGCCCGGCCTGGTCGGCGACGGCGGCCTGGTCCGGCTCGCGCCGAACCTCGGCTGGCGCGACGTGGACGTGCCGGCGCTGCTCGCCGGGCACCGGCTGGCCGAGCCGGTCGACGGTGTGCCACCGCTCGTGGTCGACAACGAGGCGAACCTGGCGGCGCTCGGCGAGCTGTACGCGCGACCGGCCGGACCCCGCAGCTTCCTGCACATCACCGGCGAGATCGGCATCGGCGCCGGGATCGTGCTGGACGGCTCGCTCTACCGGGGCGCGCGCGGCTGGAGCGGAGAGATCGGTCACTTCCCGGTCCAGCCGCAGGGGCGGCCGTGCCGCTGTGGCGGCCAGGGCTGCCTGGAGCGGTACGCGGGCCAGGAGGCGATCCTGTCCGCGGCCGGGCTGCCCGGCGCGGAGCTGCCCGCCGACACCGCCGCCACCCGCCTCGCCGACCTGGCCGGCGCCGGCGACCCGGCCACGCTCGCCGCCCTGGCCGACGCCGGCGCCGCCCTCGGGGTCGCCGTGGCGGGCGTGGTGAACCTGCTGGACCTGGACACGGTGGTGCTCGGCGGTGGATACGCCCCGCTCTCGCCCTGGCTGCGGCCCCCGGTGGTGGCGGAGGTCTCCCGGCGGGTGCTGACCGCCGCCTGGGCGCCGGTCGAGGTGCGCCCGGCGGTGCTCGGGGCACAGTCCGCAGCGGTCGGCGGGGCCGGCTCGGTGGTCCGCCGGATCGTCGACCGGCCGGTGGGCTGGCTGGCCCGGAGCACCTGA
- a CDS encoding cobalamin B12-binding domain-containing protein: MSPERRIGPETLAAYLDHLDRADRAGAIALAQELLADGVPVADVLVDLVSVAQQEIGRRWLTGSWSVAQEHAATHVSELVVGAVGATIGPPRRGHVVMACVEGEWHALAARIVTEVVRAAGWRVTFLGASVPARHLVSYLHQTGPDAVLLSCVQPNRLVRAARMVEASRAAGVPVLAGGPGFGPEGRWATTIGAAAWGASARDAVALLDRPLPAGAHTGAPPPPPDDSYVAVLRRRRDLVRLALAAVDPPEETAEDVATGIAHLVDALIAAVRVDDDRLLRDFVEWQAEALTSRGGRALLDEVLDTLERTLIEHPRVVARLRTVRRAG; this comes from the coding sequence GTGAGCCCGGAGCGCCGGATCGGGCCGGAGACGCTCGCCGCCTATCTCGATCACCTGGACCGGGCCGACCGGGCCGGCGCTATCGCGCTGGCGCAGGAGCTGCTCGCCGACGGCGTCCCGGTCGCGGACGTCCTGGTGGACCTCGTCTCGGTGGCGCAGCAGGAGATCGGCCGCCGCTGGCTCACCGGTTCCTGGAGCGTCGCCCAGGAGCACGCCGCCACCCATGTCAGCGAGCTCGTGGTCGGCGCGGTGGGCGCGACCATCGGCCCACCGCGACGCGGGCACGTGGTGATGGCCTGCGTCGAGGGCGAGTGGCACGCGCTGGCCGCCCGGATCGTCACCGAGGTGGTCCGGGCGGCCGGCTGGCGGGTGACGTTCCTGGGCGCCAGCGTGCCGGCCCGGCACCTGGTCTCCTACCTGCACCAGACCGGCCCGGACGCGGTACTGCTGAGCTGCGTGCAGCCGAACCGGCTGGTCCGGGCGGCGCGGATGGTGGAGGCGAGCCGCGCGGCCGGGGTGCCGGTGCTGGCGGGCGGCCCCGGCTTCGGGCCGGAGGGCCGGTGGGCCACCACCATCGGCGCGGCGGCCTGGGGCGCCAGCGCCCGGGACGCCGTCGCGCTGCTGGACCGGCCGCTGCCCGCCGGCGCGCACACCGGCGCACCGCCCCCGCCACCCGACGACTCGTACGTCGCAGTGCTGCGCCGGCGGCGTGATCTGGTCCGGCTCGCGCTTGCCGCGGTGGACCCGCCCGAGGAGACCGCCGAGGACGTCGCCACCGGCATCGCGCACCTGGTGGACGCGCTGATCGCGGCCGTGCGGGTGGACGACGACCGGCTGCTACGGGACTTCGTCGAGTGGCAGGCGGAGGCGCTGACGTCCCGGGGCGGCCGGGCGCTGCTGGACGAGGTGCTCGACACGCTGGAGCGGACGCTGATCGAGCATCCCCGGGTGGTGGCGCGGCTGCGGACCGTCCGCCGGGCCGGATGA
- a CDS encoding PP2C family protein-serine/threonine phosphatase, with amino-acid sequence MSGAEGCARRVLTDAPTDLIVDRLAAELTRTYGITRTELYQVDYRLAELLPLGDGATVSHPGHPAWRAFDHQEPVIADEVGWFPVGMRGERRGVLQVSPVPADPDARRELATIATVLGHELSAVTATTDIYGTSRRSRRLTLAAEMQWELLPGRSRIRPSFSLAGQLEPAYAVRGDSFDWSDDGHRLWLAVSNGFGEGVAAALLASLATYALRNARRAGLSLADQAALADQAIYAQHRGKQHVSVLLTELDLATGALTVVDAGSPRLLRLRAGAVSEEVLDKQFPLGMFEGTDYREQTFQLERGDRLFVVSDGVIDATTEQTRYGEAALDRFLRRTGPMEPLDAVRSLIGDLRAFVAGDLVDDAVVVCLDWLGPQP; translated from the coding sequence ATGAGCGGAGCGGAGGGTTGCGCGCGCCGGGTCCTGACGGACGCGCCGACAGATCTCATCGTGGACCGGCTCGCCGCCGAACTGACGCGCACGTACGGGATCACCCGCACCGAGCTCTACCAGGTCGACTACCGGCTCGCCGAACTGCTGCCGCTGGGTGACGGCGCGACGGTCTCCCACCCCGGCCATCCGGCCTGGCGCGCCTTCGACCACCAGGAACCGGTGATCGCCGACGAGGTGGGCTGGTTCCCGGTGGGCATGCGCGGCGAACGCCGGGGCGTGCTCCAGGTGTCGCCGGTGCCGGCCGACCCGGACGCGCGCCGCGAGCTGGCCACCATCGCCACGGTGCTCGGGCACGAGCTGAGCGCGGTCACTGCGACCACCGACATCTACGGCACCTCCCGGCGCAGCCGGCGCCTCACGCTGGCCGCCGAGATGCAGTGGGAGCTGCTGCCCGGGCGCAGCCGGATCCGCCCCTCGTTCAGCCTGGCCGGGCAGCTGGAACCGGCGTACGCGGTGCGTGGGGACAGCTTCGACTGGTCCGACGACGGCCACCGGCTCTGGCTGGCGGTCTCCAACGGCTTCGGCGAGGGGGTGGCCGCCGCGCTGCTCGCCTCGCTCGCCACGTACGCGCTTCGCAACGCGCGCCGGGCCGGGCTCTCTCTGGCCGACCAGGCCGCGCTGGCCGATCAGGCGATCTACGCGCAGCACCGGGGCAAGCAGCACGTCTCCGTGCTGCTGACCGAGCTGGACCTGGCCACCGGCGCGTTGACTGTGGTCGACGCCGGTTCGCCCCGCCTGCTGCGGCTGCGGGCCGGCGCGGTCAGCGAGGAGGTGCTGGACAAGCAGTTCCCGCTCGGCATGTTCGAGGGCACCGACTACCGGGAGCAGACGTTCCAGCTGGAGCGCGGTGACCGGCTCTTCGTGGTGAGCGACGGCGTCATCGACGCCACCACCGAGCAGACGCGCTACGGCGAGGCGGCGCTGGACCGGTTCCTGCGCCGGACCGGGCCGATGGAGCCGCTGGACGCGGTGCGGTCGCTGATCGGCGACCTGCGGGCCTTCGTCGCCGGTGACCTGGTCGACGACGCGGTGGTGGTCTGCCTGGACTGGCTGGGCCCGCAGCCCTGA
- a CDS encoding MFS transporter, with translation MSSTKISRRGSAAHRLYSVVVFVVLASLDNVAIGLVPPLYGPISTALDVPTRMLGLVTAVSFLVSAVAAVGWAYVGDRTNRKPLLMVGTLLWAAGTGGSALAEGYATFLAAQFVGAVGLGAVGSVGFSVVTDLISPRRRGLVMSFWGLSQGVGTLAGTLLGGVLGSTDWRRPFLLLTGVGLAATLAYLFTYDIRRGQSEPELAGAIDAGNEYDYRISRADLPRILARRTNRWLILQGLTAQAAFGSLVWLPVLFSQRAEAQGYSPATAVVVGSVFATLFQLGGVLSIVGGLVGDALQRRTPSGRATVAAVGILAALPFYLVLFFVPIRIDVPDGAGAGAVVTAVLSSVLTEPTVGLSLLTAVVALGLTSANSPNWFALIADVNPPEHRGTVYSLGNLVNGVGRAAGNGLVGVAFAALRTAFPPPLNYAVGLAAFQLFFIPTGIMYWLAARTSPRDIAQVHDLLHARADRLEGRAPS, from the coding sequence ATGAGCAGCACGAAGATCTCCCGGCGCGGGAGCGCGGCACACCGGCTCTACAGCGTCGTGGTCTTCGTGGTGCTCGCCTCGCTGGACAACGTGGCGATCGGCCTGGTGCCCCCGCTGTACGGACCGATCTCCACCGCGCTCGACGTACCCACCCGGATGCTCGGCCTGGTCACCGCCGTCAGCTTCCTGGTCAGCGCGGTGGCGGCGGTGGGCTGGGCGTACGTCGGAGACCGCACCAACCGCAAGCCGCTGCTCATGGTCGGCACGCTGCTCTGGGCCGCCGGCACCGGGGGCAGCGCGCTCGCCGAGGGGTACGCGACGTTCCTGGCCGCGCAGTTCGTCGGCGCGGTCGGGCTGGGCGCGGTGGGCTCGGTCGGCTTCTCGGTGGTCACCGACCTGATCTCACCGCGCCGACGCGGCCTGGTGATGAGCTTCTGGGGGCTGTCCCAGGGCGTCGGCACGCTGGCCGGGACGCTGCTCGGCGGCGTGCTCGGATCGACCGACTGGCGGCGGCCGTTCCTGCTGCTGACCGGCGTGGGTCTGGCCGCGACGCTGGCGTACCTGTTCACCTACGACATCCGGCGCGGGCAGAGCGAACCGGAGCTGGCCGGGGCGATCGACGCCGGGAACGAGTACGACTACCGGATCAGCCGCGCCGACCTGCCCCGGATCCTGGCCCGCCGGACCAACCGCTGGCTGATCCTGCAGGGGCTGACCGCCCAGGCCGCGTTCGGCTCGCTGGTCTGGTTGCCGGTGCTGTTCAGCCAGCGGGCCGAGGCGCAGGGCTACTCACCGGCCACGGCAGTGGTGGTGGGCAGCGTCTTCGCCACGCTGTTCCAGCTCGGCGGTGTGCTCTCGATCGTGGGCGGCCTGGTCGGCGACGCGCTGCAACGGCGTACGCCGAGCGGCCGGGCCACGGTCGCGGCCGTCGGCATCCTCGCGGCGCTGCCGTTCTACCTGGTCCTGTTCTTCGTGCCGATCCGCATCGACGTGCCCGACGGGGCCGGGGCGGGCGCGGTGGTGACGGCGGTGCTGTCCAGCGTGCTGACCGAGCCGACGGTGGGGCTGAGCCTGCTCACCGCTGTGGTGGCGCTGGGGCTGACGTCGGCGAACTCGCCGAACTGGTTCGCGCTGATCGCCGACGTGAACCCGCCCGAGCACCGGGGCACTGTCTACAGTCTGGGCAACCTGGTGAACGGCGTCGGGCGGGCGGCCGGCAACGGGCTGGTCGGGGTGGCGTTCGCGGCGCTGCGTACGGCCTTCCCGCCGCCGTTGAACTACGCGGTCGGGCTGGCCGCGTTCCAGCTCTTCTTCATCCCGACCGGGATCATGTACTGGCTCGCGGCCCGCACCTCACCCCGGGACATCGCGCAGGTGCACGACCTGCTGCACGCCCGAGCCGACCGCCTGGAAGGAAGGGCCCCTTCTTAA
- a CDS encoding DUF5925 domain-containing protein, producing MFPTLPADGAARRIPLPVFQYDDVDSPGDVIDTLLLTDFVTGRQPWARTVRMAKVRRGVSLVPERATVIRTAVERNRAARLASGDGWTLRVVTWRGRGAEVTVTAVDEATGTAVLDEIVTTGAEPVRPGTAPIGFWHQDPRRGAQRDNRRIDTPAWSTIRPNYPAEAAVALDALMTTTAETITGRLLLMHGPPGTGKTTALRALAHEWRRWCQVDCVLDPEALFGDPAYLAEVAVGEDDDGEEGEERTRWRLLILEDCDELIRGDARERAGQALSRLLNLTDGLLGQGRRVLVAVTTNEDLSRLHPAVTRPGRCLARIEVGPLSHAEAVDWLGARAGVPAQGATLAELYALRAGTATAGAVPVEIGGYL from the coding sequence GTGTTTCCGACCCTCCCCGCGGACGGCGCCGCCCGGCGCATCCCGCTGCCCGTCTTCCAGTACGACGACGTCGACAGTCCCGGCGACGTCATCGACACCCTGCTGCTCACCGACTTCGTCACCGGCCGCCAGCCCTGGGCCCGGACGGTCCGCATGGCGAAGGTCCGGCGAGGGGTGTCGCTGGTGCCGGAGCGGGCGACCGTCATCCGGACCGCTGTCGAGCGCAACCGCGCCGCCCGCCTCGCCAGCGGGGACGGCTGGACGTTGCGTGTGGTCACCTGGCGAGGACGGGGCGCCGAGGTCACCGTCACCGCCGTCGACGAGGCGACCGGGACGGCCGTGCTGGACGAGATCGTCACGACCGGCGCCGAGCCGGTCCGGCCGGGCACCGCGCCGATCGGGTTCTGGCACCAGGACCCGCGGCGGGGCGCCCAGCGGGACAACCGCCGGATCGACACGCCGGCCTGGTCGACGATCCGGCCGAACTACCCGGCCGAGGCGGCGGTGGCGCTCGACGCGCTGATGACCACCACCGCCGAGACGATCACCGGGCGGCTGTTGCTGATGCACGGTCCGCCCGGTACCGGGAAGACCACCGCGTTGCGCGCCCTGGCCCACGAGTGGCGCCGATGGTGCCAGGTGGACTGCGTGCTCGATCCGGAGGCGTTGTTCGGCGACCCCGCCTACCTCGCCGAGGTGGCAGTGGGGGAGGACGACGACGGGGAGGAGGGCGAGGAGCGGACGCGCTGGCGGCTGCTGATCCTGGAGGACTGCGACGAGCTGATCCGCGGCGACGCCCGCGAGAGGGCCGGACAGGCGCTGTCCCGCCTGCTCAACCTCACCGACGGGCTGCTGGGGCAGGGGCGCCGGGTGCTGGTGGCGGTGACCACCAACGAGGACCTGTCCCGGTTGCACCCGGCGGTCACCCGTCCCGGGCGCTGCCTGGCCCGGATCGAGGTCGGGCCGCTGTCGCACGCCGAGGCGGTCGACTGGCTCGGCGCCCGGGCCGGCGTCCCCGCCCAGGGCGCCACCCTCGCCGAGTTGTACGCGTTGCGGGCCGGCACCGCCACGGCCGGCGCGGTGCCGGTCGAGATCGGTGGTTACCTGTGA
- a CDS encoding PP2C family protein-serine/threonine phosphatase, protein MAGAALPADDRLAQELLDGLAEAVVTVDPAGVVALVNAMAADLLPELAPGVDLAGCRVPALAEAARAGSDTFETEHHGRRLRGLRRPLAAERGAWYVRDVTEEHARTDALLAERSRTAFLAQAGSRLGLSLHRDQTLRATVTLPVPYLADVAVVVHRPAPPAEDQPHWIRYATGESGPVTGVTGWRTVESVPGLVEALDGDRTEPSPWLDAELADLAEVLPTGFGRPGTVLISPMPSAGGPAGALVLARRPERPGFDQREIALAREFAGRAGAALAAAELYGEQAHLARVLQNSLLPPELPRLPGMTLAGGYRAAGDSLRIGGDFYDVFPSGEGGLLALGDVCGKGVGAAVLTGRVRQSLQTLRLVEQRPRELLELLNRALLDAPDAARRAQFTTLLLGAVRREPDGGLLVRVAGGGHPAPLVVRADGGIETVRVGGMPVGALTAARFADAEVRLAAGDLLLAYTDGVTEARGGPTELAMFGEDRLRQAVASGAGLPPAALVERVLQLVDEWLDGQPHDDIAMLALAAG, encoded by the coding sequence GTGGCCGGGGCCGCGCTCCCGGCTGACGACCGGCTCGCCCAGGAGCTGCTGGACGGGCTCGCCGAGGCGGTCGTGACAGTCGATCCCGCCGGCGTGGTGGCCCTGGTCAACGCGATGGCCGCCGACCTGCTCCCGGAGCTTGCCCCCGGCGTCGACCTGGCCGGGTGCCGGGTGCCGGCGCTGGCCGAGGCGGCGCGCGCCGGGTCGGACACGTTCGAGACGGAGCACCACGGCCGGCGGTTGCGCGGGCTGCGGCGCCCGCTGGCCGCCGAGCGCGGCGCCTGGTACGTCCGCGACGTCACGGAGGAACACGCGCGCACCGACGCGCTGCTCGCCGAACGGTCCCGGACCGCGTTCCTCGCCCAGGCCGGCAGTCGGCTCGGGCTGTCCCTGCACCGGGACCAGACGTTGCGCGCCACGGTGACGCTGCCGGTGCCCTACCTGGCCGACGTCGCAGTGGTGGTGCACCGCCCGGCCCCGCCCGCCGAGGACCAGCCGCACTGGATCCGGTACGCCACCGGCGAGTCCGGCCCGGTCACCGGCGTGACCGGATGGCGCACAGTCGAGTCCGTCCCCGGGCTGGTCGAGGCGCTCGACGGCGACCGCACCGAGCCCAGTCCCTGGCTCGACGCCGAGCTGGCCGACCTGGCCGAGGTGCTGCCCACCGGCTTCGGCCGGCCGGGCACCGTGCTGATCAGCCCGATGCCCAGCGCCGGCGGCCCGGCCGGCGCGCTGGTGCTGGCCCGCCGCCCCGAACGGCCCGGCTTCGACCAGCGGGAGATCGCGCTGGCCCGGGAGTTCGCTGGGCGAGCCGGCGCCGCGCTGGCCGCCGCCGAGTTGTACGGCGAGCAGGCCCACCTGGCTCGGGTGCTGCAGAACAGCCTGCTCCCGCCGGAACTGCCGCGCCTGCCCGGGATGACGCTGGCCGGCGGTTACCGCGCCGCCGGGGACAGCCTGCGCATCGGCGGGGACTTCTACGACGTGTTCCCCAGCGGCGAGGGCGGTCTTCTCGCGCTCGGCGACGTCTGCGGCAAGGGCGTCGGCGCGGCCGTGCTGACCGGCCGGGTACGCCAGTCGCTGCAGACGCTGCGCCTCGTCGAACAGCGTCCCCGGGAACTGCTGGAGCTGCTCAACCGGGCACTGCTGGACGCGCCGGACGCGGCCCGCCGGGCCCAGTTCACGACGCTCCTGCTCGGCGCGGTGCGCCGCGAGCCGGACGGCGGGCTGCTGGTCCGGGTGGCCGGTGGCGGGCACCCCGCCCCGCTCGTCGTCCGCGCCGACGGCGGGATCGAGACGGTCCGGGTGGGCGGAATGCCGGTGGGCGCGCTCACCGCCGCGCGGTTCGCCGACGCCGAGGTACGGCTGGCGGCGGGCGACCTGCTGCTGGCGTACACCGACGGGGTGACCGAGGCCCGGGGCGGCCCGACCGAGCTGGCCATGTTCGGCGAGGACCGGTTGCGCCAGGCGGTCGCCTCCGGCGCCGGGCTCCCGCCGGCCGCGCTCGTCGAGCGGGTGCTCCAACTCGTCGACGAGTGGCTGGACGGGCAGCCGCACGACGACATCGCCATGCTGGCCCTGGCCGCCGGGTGA
- the xylA gene encoding xylose isomerase produces the protein MAPRPTPADKFSFGLWTVGWPARDPFGDATRPELDAVEAVHRLAELGAYGITFHDDDLVPFGADAATRDARLSRFRKALDETGLVVPMVTTNLFNHPVFKDGGFTSNDREVRRYALRKVLRNIDLAAEMGAKTFVMWGGREGAEYDVAKDVQAALDRYREAVDLLCEYVVDNGYDLRFALEPKPNEPRGDILLPTVGHALGFISTLARPEMVGLNPEVGHEQMAGLNFAHGIAQALWQGKLFHIDLNGQRGIKYDQDLVFGHGDLLNAFALVDLLEHGGPNGGPAYGGPRHFDYKPSRTEDIAGVWASAEANMRTYLLLKERAAAFRADPEVVEALAAARVAELATPTLNPGEGYRELLADRTAFEEFDPESVGAKGFGFVRLNQLAVEHVLGAR, from the coding sequence ATGGCACCCCGTCCCACCCCCGCGGACAAGTTCTCCTTCGGCCTCTGGACGGTGGGCTGGCCGGCCCGTGACCCGTTCGGCGACGCGACCCGTCCCGAGCTGGACGCCGTCGAGGCCGTGCACCGGCTCGCCGAGCTGGGCGCGTACGGCATCACCTTCCACGACGACGACCTGGTCCCGTTCGGCGCGGACGCGGCCACCCGCGACGCCCGGCTCAGCCGGTTCCGCAAGGCGCTCGACGAGACCGGCCTGGTCGTGCCGATGGTCACCACCAACCTGTTCAACCACCCGGTGTTCAAGGACGGCGGCTTCACCAGCAACGACCGCGAAGTACGCCGGTACGCGCTGCGCAAGGTGCTGCGCAACATCGACCTCGCCGCCGAGATGGGCGCGAAGACGTTCGTCATGTGGGGCGGCCGGGAGGGCGCCGAGTACGACGTCGCCAAGGACGTCCAGGCCGCGCTGGACCGCTACCGCGAAGCGGTGGACCTGCTCTGCGAGTACGTCGTCGACAACGGCTACGACCTGCGCTTCGCCCTGGAGCCCAAGCCGAACGAGCCGCGCGGCGACATCCTGCTGCCCACCGTCGGCCACGCGCTCGGCTTCATCTCCACCCTGGCCCGCCCGGAGATGGTCGGGCTCAACCCGGAAGTCGGGCACGAGCAGATGGCCGGGCTGAACTTCGCCCACGGCATCGCCCAGGCGCTCTGGCAGGGCAAGCTGTTCCACATCGACCTCAACGGCCAGCGCGGCATCAAGTACGACCAGGACCTGGTCTTCGGCCACGGCGACCTGCTCAACGCGTTCGCCCTGGTCGACCTGCTGGAGCACGGCGGCCCGAACGGCGGCCCGGCGTACGGCGGCCCGCGTCACTTCGACTACAAGCCCTCCCGCACCGAGGACATCGCCGGCGTGTGGGCCTCCGCTGAGGCGAACATGCGGACGTACCTTCTGCTCAAGGAGCGGGCCGCGGCGTTCCGCGCCGACCCGGAGGTGGTCGAGGCGCTCGCCGCCGCCCGGGTGGCCGAGCTGGCCACCCCGACGCTCAACCCCGGTGAGGGCTACCGCGAGCTGCTGGCCGACCGGACCGCGTTCGAGGAGTTCGACCCGGAGTCGGTCGGCGCCAAGGGCTTCGGCTTCGTCCGGCTCAACCAGCTCGCCGTCGAGCACGTGCTCGGCGCGCGCTGA
- a CDS encoding MarR family winged helix-turn-helix transcriptional regulator — MSAALDEAAGTLLAVWEAARERTTSRLSSAQLRAIMVVEQYDGINLRRLATLTDMLLSSASRLCDRLVAAGMLEREPGRYDRREISLHLTPAALRLLAELRADRRRRLERILAGMSPEGRLALLRGMREFDQVGRRGQATVAEGWPVLQPSGEWIGDPARPSGEPPVARTA, encoded by the coding sequence ATGTCCGCCGCCCTGGACGAGGCGGCAGGCACCTTGCTCGCCGTCTGGGAGGCGGCCCGGGAGCGCACCACCAGCCGGCTGTCCAGTGCCCAGCTACGCGCGATCATGGTCGTCGAGCAGTATGACGGCATCAACCTCCGCCGACTCGCCACCCTCACCGACATGCTGCTCTCCTCCGCCAGCCGGCTCTGTGACCGGCTGGTGGCCGCCGGAATGCTGGAGCGCGAGCCGGGCCGCTACGACCGGCGGGAGATCTCCCTGCACCTCACCCCGGCGGCCCTGCGGCTCCTCGCCGAACTGCGCGCCGACCGGCGGCGCCGGCTGGAGCGGATCCTGGCCGGCATGAGCCCGGAGGGGCGGCTGGCGCTGCTGCGCGGCATGCGCGAGTTCGACCAGGTCGGCCGGCGCGGGCAAGCGACAGTGGCCGAGGGCTGGCCGGTGCTGCAGCCCTCCGGGGAGTGGATCGGCGACCCGGCCCGTCCGTCCGGCGAGCCGCCGGTGGCCCGCACCGCCTGA
- the xylB gene encoding xylulokinase — MPLVAGVDSSTQSCKVVVRDAETGALVRQGRAPHPPGTEVDPHAWWEALRAAVAEAGGLSDVAAVSVGGQQHGMVCLDESGKVVRPALLWNDTRSADAAGELVEEAGGGETGRRFWADATGAVPVASFTATKLRWLARHEPDNADRVAAVCLPHDWLTWRLAGAPGLDALRTDRGDASGTGYWSPRTGEYRLDLLEQALGRRPKVPVVLGPAEAAGHLDPAVLDGDPGAAGRILLGPGTGDNAAAALGVGAGPGDVVVSIGTSGTVFAVADTPAADPSGAVAGFADATGRFLPLVCTLNAARVLDATATLLGVDLDTLGELALSAPPGAGGLVLVPYLEGERTPDRPLATGALHGLTLGTSTPAHLARAAVEGMLCGLADGLDALLAQGARADRIILVGGGARSAAVRRIAPQVFGRPVTVPPPGEYVADGAARQAAWVALGGETPPTWSVGDTEEYAAEAVPAIRERYSRAWEQVLDRVA; from the coding sequence ATGCCGCTCGTCGCGGGGGTCGACTCGTCGACCCAGTCCTGCAAGGTGGTGGTCCGGGACGCGGAGACCGGCGCGCTGGTCCGGCAGGGCCGCGCGCCGCACCCGCCCGGCACCGAGGTCGACCCGCACGCCTGGTGGGAGGCCCTGCGGGCGGCGGTCGCCGAGGCCGGCGGCCTGTCCGACGTGGCCGCCGTCTCGGTCGGCGGCCAGCAGCACGGCATGGTCTGCCTGGACGAGTCCGGGAAGGTGGTCCGCCCGGCGCTGCTCTGGAACGACACCCGGTCCGCCGACGCGGCCGGGGAACTGGTCGAGGAGGCCGGCGGCGGGGAGACCGGCCGCCGGTTCTGGGCCGACGCGACCGGCGCGGTGCCGGTGGCCAGCTTCACCGCCACCAAGCTGCGCTGGCTGGCCCGGCACGAGCCGGACAACGCCGACCGCGTGGCCGCCGTGTGCCTGCCGCACGACTGGCTGACCTGGCGGCTGGCCGGCGCTCCCGGCCTGGACGCGCTGCGCACCGACCGCGGCGACGCCAGCGGCACCGGCTACTGGTCGCCGCGCACCGGCGAATACCGGCTGGACCTGCTGGAACAGGCGCTCGGGCGGCGCCCGAAGGTGCCGGTCGTGCTCGGCCCGGCCGAGGCGGCCGGACACCTCGACCCGGCGGTGCTCGACGGCGACCCGGGCGCGGCGGGGCGGATCCTGCTCGGGCCGGGCACCGGGGACAACGCGGCGGCGGCGCTCGGTGTCGGCGCCGGTCCGGGCGACGTGGTCGTCTCGATCGGCACCTCCGGCACCGTCTTCGCGGTCGCGGACACCCCGGCCGCCGACCCGAGCGGCGCGGTGGCCGGGTTCGCCGACGCCACCGGCCGGTTCCTGCCGCTGGTGTGCACGCTGAACGCGGCCCGGGTGCTCGATGCCACCGCGACCCTGCTCGGCGTCGACCTCGACACGCTCGGCGAACTGGCCCTGTCCGCCCCGCCCGGCGCCGGCGGGCTGGTCCTGGTGCCGTACCTGGAGGGGGAACGGACACCGGACCGGCCGCTGGCCACCGGCGCCCTGCACGGCCTCACGCTCGGCACCTCGACCCCGGCGCACCTGGCCCGGGCCGCGGTCGAGGGGATGCTCTGCGGGCTGGCCGACGGTCTCGACGCGCTGCTCGCCCAGGGCGCCCGCGCCGACCGCATCATCCTCGTCGGGGGCGGCGCCCGGTCCGCCGCGGTACGGCGGATCGCGCCGCAGGTCTTCGGCCGCCCGGTCACGGTGCCGCCGCCCGGTGAGTACGTGGCCGACGGCGCGGCCCGGCAGGCCGCCTGGGTCGCGCTGGGCGGCGAGACCCCGCCCACCTGGTCGGTCGGCGACACCGAGGAGTACGCGGCTGAGGCCGTGCCGGCCATCCGCGAGCGCTACTCCCGGGCCTGGGAACAGGTGCTCGACCGGGTGGCGTAA